DNA sequence from the Coriobacteriia bacterium genome:
GGCGAGCCTCCTCCGGGCAGGAGCAGGTCTCGACGTTGCGGTCGGCGCCGCACGTCGGGCAGATGCCCGCGCACTCCGGGTCGTGGAGCGGCGCGAAGGGCGCTTCGATGGCCAGGGCGGCGCGCAGCGCCGGCCCCAGGTCGACCCGGCCCTCCCGGATGACCTCGTACTCCTGCTCCTCGGGGATGCCCTCCTCCTGTCCCGGCCGCACGTAGAACGCCTCGAACGTCCCAGCCAGCTCCAGGGAGCACGGCACGAGGCATCGAGAGCACTCGGTCCGAACCGCCTCGCGCACCCAGCCGTCACCCACGACGCCCGCCCCGGTGTTCGTGAGAGAGACGCCGAAAGCGGCGGGTCCCTCGGGGACGAAGGTGACGTCGCCCACCGTGAACTCCGCGAGCTCGACCTCGTCCTCTATCACGCGCTCGGCGCCCAACTCGTCGAGCAGGGCGCCGAGGTCGACAGGGTATGTCTCGGTGGTCACCCTCGCTGGCCTCCCCCGCCGGGACCCCCTACCTTGCCCTGGAGGCGGTCCCTGCCGCGCTGCACGGCTGTGAGGAGCTTACCCAGGTTCACCTCGAGGTTGGCGAGCATCTCGTCGGCGTAGTCCTCAGCGCCGAGCCTGATCTCGCGCTCGCGGGACCTGGCGTTGTCCAGGATCTCCGCGGCCTGGCTCTCCGCCAGCTTCACGATCTCCTGCTCGCTCGCGATGGCTTGGGCGCGGTCGCGCGCCTCCTCGAGGATGCGGTTGGCCTCCTTCTCGGCCTCCTCCAGCATCTCCTGGCGTTCCTTGACGATCCAGCGTGCCTGCTTGAGCTCGTCGGGGAATTGCGCCCGTATCTCGTCGATGATCTCGTAGACCTTGTCGGGGTCGACCATCTTGGCCGAGGAGAACGGCAGCGAGCGTCCGTTGTCGACGATCTCCTCGATGCGGTCGATGAGCGCCATGATGTCCACGTTCGCTACCTCCTACCGAGGCCGCCCGTATCGGGCGGCGAGCGCCTCTCTCACGGCCTCGGGCACGAGCCCCTCGACCGGTCCGCCGTGGCGGGCGATCTCCTTGACTGCCGACGAACTGAGGAACATGTACTCGGGTATGGCCATGATGAACATCGTCTCGACCCCTTGCTCGAGACGGTAGTTCAGTTGCGCCATCTGGAACTCCCGCTCGAAGTCCGTGACCGCCCGCAATCCCTTGACGATGGCGGTCGCTTCGAGCTCCCTCGCGAGGTCCACCAAGAGAGTATCAAAAGGCCGCACCGATACGTTAGGGAGGTGCGAGACGGCCGCCTGGATGAACGCCACGCGTTCGTCGATGCCGAACAGCGGCCCGCCGCCCTTGTCCGGGGAGAAGGCGACCGCGACGATCACCTCGTCGAATATCGCCGACGACCGCTCGATGACATCGACGTGCCCCGAGGTGACTGGGTCGAAGGTACCCGGGCACACGGCACGCTTCACGAGTCCGTCCCTGCCCCTCCCGTGTAGGCGGCGATCGCGACAGACGTCCGGCCGTAGCGCCTGGGCTCCTCGGGCGCGAACCCTCCCGGCC
Encoded proteins:
- a CDS encoding ATPase → MDIMALIDRIEEIVDNGRSLPFSSAKMVDPDKVYEIIDEIRAQFPDELKQARWIVKERQEMLEEAEKEANRILEEARDRAQAIASEQEIVKLAESQAAEILDNARSREREIRLGAEDYADEMLANLEVNLGKLLTAVQRGRDRLQGKVGGPGGGGQRG
- a CDS encoding DUF177 domain-containing protein; its protein translation is MTTETYPVDLGALLDELGAERVIEDEVELAEFTVGDVTFVPEGPAAFGVSLTNTGAGVVGDGWVREAVRTECSRCLVPCSLELAGTFEAFYVRPGQEEGIPEEQEYEVIREGRVDLGPALRAALAIEAPFAPLHDPECAGICPTCGADRNVETCSCPEEARPDNPFAVLQRILPERQGAGAGGGGQGGTDEPHGD
- the coaD gene encoding pantetheine-phosphate adenylyltransferase, with product MKRAVCPGTFDPVTSGHVDVIERSSAIFDEVIVAVAFSPDKGGGPLFGIDERVAFIQAAVSHLPNVSVRPFDTLLVDLARELEATAIVKGLRAVTDFEREFQMAQLNYRLEQGVETMFIMAIPEYMFLSSSAVKEIARHGGPVEGLVPEAVREALAARYGRPR